The Nocardia arthritidis genome has a window encoding:
- a CDS encoding MaoC family dehydratase encodes MKKVVQRGLWYEEFETDVVYEHRPGRTITEADNVLFTTLTMNTQALHLDAAFADGQPPFNQRLVNSMFTLSTLVGLSVAQLTQGTLVANLGFADIAFPKPLFHGDTMYAETVVTEKRESKSRPGEGIVTLAHTARNQHGDIVATATRSTLVRRMPA; translated from the coding sequence GTGAAAAAGGTTGTGCAGCGCGGGCTCTGGTACGAGGAGTTCGAAACCGACGTCGTATACGAGCACCGGCCCGGCCGCACCATCACCGAGGCCGACAACGTCCTTTTCACCACGCTCACCATGAATACTCAAGCGCTGCACCTGGATGCGGCGTTCGCCGACGGTCAGCCGCCGTTCAACCAGCGGCTGGTGAACTCGATGTTCACGTTGTCCACGCTGGTCGGTCTCTCGGTCGCACAGCTCACCCAGGGCACGCTGGTGGCCAACCTCGGCTTCGCGGATATCGCCTTTCCCAAACCGCTCTTCCATGGCGACACCATGTACGCCGAGACGGTGGTCACCGAGAAACGGGAGTCGAAAAGCCGTCCGGGCGAGGGCATCGTGACCCTCGCGCACACCGCGCGCAACCAGCACGGCGATATCGTCGCGACGGCCACCCGCAGCACCCTCGTCCGCAGGATGCCGGCGTGA
- a CDS encoding HpcH/HpaI aldolase/citrate lyase family protein, with protein sequence MGPAWLFCPADRPDRYEKAAAAADVVIIDLEDGVAPADKAAARTALREVRLDPARTVVRINAAGTTDQLLDLAALDGTGYRRLMLPKCEAPEQVGELRDYEVIPLIESPLGALTVGQIMRAANAVGVMWGAEDLVAALGGHASRHADGGYRDVARHVRSTALLAAKAYGKFALDSVYLDIHDLDGLRAESLDAVAVGFDVKVAIHPSQLPVIRSAFAPSDDEIAWAQRVLDEVPNHRGVFAFEGRMIDAPVLRHAEQTLRRAQRR encoded by the coding sequence ATGGGCCCGGCCTGGCTGTTCTGTCCGGCGGACCGGCCGGATCGCTACGAGAAGGCCGCGGCCGCCGCCGATGTGGTGATCATCGATCTGGAAGACGGTGTCGCACCGGCCGACAAGGCCGCCGCGCGCACCGCGCTGCGCGAGGTTCGGCTCGACCCGGCGCGTACCGTTGTGCGCATCAACGCGGCGGGCACAACGGATCAGCTACTGGACCTCGCGGCGCTGGACGGCACCGGTTACCGGCGGCTCATGCTGCCGAAATGCGAAGCGCCCGAGCAGGTCGGCGAGTTGCGCGACTACGAGGTGATCCCGCTGATCGAATCGCCGCTCGGTGCGCTCACCGTCGGGCAGATCATGCGGGCCGCCAACGCGGTCGGCGTCATGTGGGGCGCCGAGGATCTGGTCGCCGCGCTCGGCGGCCATGCCAGCAGGCACGCCGACGGCGGCTACCGCGATGTCGCCCGCCATGTCCGGTCCACCGCGCTGCTCGCGGCGAAGGCATACGGCAAATTCGCCTTGGACTCGGTCTATCTGGACATCCACGATCTCGACGGCCTGCGGGCGGAGTCGCTGGACGCGGTCGCGGTGGGTTTCGATGTCAAGGTGGCGATCCATCCGAGCCAGCTGCCGGTGATCCGATCCGCCTTCGCCCCGTCCGACGACGAAATAGCCTGGGCACAGCGGGTGCTCGACGAGGTGCCCAACCATCGGGGCGTATTCGCCTTCGAGGGCCGCATGATCGATGCCCCGGTCCTGCGGCACGCCGAACAGACCCTGCGGCGCGCACAGCGTCGCTGA